From a single Brassica rapa cultivar Chiifu-401-42 chromosome A01, CAAS_Brap_v3.01, whole genome shotgun sequence genomic region:
- the LOC103828218 gene encoding co-chaperone protein p23-2 — protein MSHNPEVLWAQRSDKVYLTVALPDAKDISVKCEPQGLFTFSALGAQGKLFEFGLELYGKVVPEYRKNVGLRNIIFSIQKEERSWWPRILKSEEKPAPYIKVDWNKWCDEDEEVNSETASDDESAFVDEDCESSDDDGLLYLPDLEKARNN, from the exons ATGAG TCATAACCCGGAGGTTCTTTGGGCTCAGCGTTCTGATAAGGTTTACCTAACCGTCGCCTTACCTGATGCAAAGGACATTTCAGTCAAATGTGAGCCTCAGGGTCTATTCACTTTCTCTGCTCTTGGCGCCCAAGGCAAGCTCTTTGAGTTCGGCTTGGAGCTATATGGGAAAGTTGTGCCA GAGTATAGGAAGAACGTTGGGCTAAGGAACATCATATTTTCGAttcagaaagaagagagaagctGGTGGCCACGAATCTTGAAATCAGAAGAGAAGCCTGCACCTTACATTAAAGTGGACTGGAACAAATGGTGTGATGAGGATGAGGAAGTCAACT CTGAGACAGCCTCAGATGATGAGAGTGCA TTTGTTGATGAAGATTGTGAGAGCAGTGATGATGATGGATTGCTTT ATCTTCCGGATCTGGAAAAGGCAAGAAACAACTAG
- the LOC103828215 gene encoding uncharacterized protein LOC103828215 isoform X4: protein MMKNVKKASPEFATSETFVWWDMDSCPLPSGYDPCRLGPRIDTELKNLGYNGPLTIIGIGNLEGVPHDFLKALSSGGVVIKQLQLGSNMILCVNEALNSSESRFQPPLTMMVISAVHADLLEEVVSVFYIRGSLYNLLLAYPYVTEHADPEPSSLLVDNFGGEWVWDRFGLLKDSGSANEIRRQDTGCEMHFCGLCDLSFPSFDDFTTHFKTPPHADKMDKYLSYLAWKFNREAESYEAHKLREPYLAKVKAKRLEFIEFDNYFKDDDEDDDIPKTEKSKRLKKPKMQSKGKRFKFGLLCKSSSLKKKPTAKVKKLSKLEIAEEA, encoded by the exons ATGATGAAGAACGTCAAGAAGGCGTCGCCAGAGTTCGCGACATCTGAAACGTTCGTGTGGTGGGACATGGACAGCTGTCCACTCCCCAGTGGTTATGACCCATGTCGGCTGGGTCCGAGAATAGACACGGAGTTGAAGAATCTAGGCTACAATGGTCCGCTCACCATCATTGGCATTGGTAACCTGGAAGGAGTCCCTCACGACTTCCTGAAAGCGCTCTCTTCCGGTGGAGTCGTTATTAAACAGCTTCAACTAG GATCCAACATGATTCTATGTGTGAACGAGGCTTTGAATTCGTCTGAAAGTCGTTTTCAACCTCCGTTGACAATGATGGTCATATCTGCCGTCCATGCTGATCTATTGGAAGAAGTCGTTTCCGTGTTTTATATTCGTGGCTCCCTTTACAATCTTCTTCTGGCTTATCCGTACGTTACCGAACATGCTGACCCAGAGCCTTCTTCCCTACTAGTCGACAACTTTGGTGGAGAGTGGGTCTGGGATAGGTTTGGCTTACTCAAAG ATTCAGGGTCTGCCAATGAGATTAGGAGACAGGACACAGGCTGTGAAATGCATTTTTGCGGATTATGCGATCTTTCTTTTCCCAGCTTTGATGATTTCACCACGCACTTCAAAACTCCCCCACATGCAGATAAG ATGGATAAGTATCTTAGTTACCTTGCGTGGAAGTTTAATCGTGAAGCAGAATCTTATGAGGCCCATAAGCTTAGAGAG CCTTATCTTGCAAAAGTGAAGGCAAAAAGGCTAGAGTTTATAGAGTTTGACAATTATTTtaaagatgatgatgaggatgatgataTTCCCAAGACTGAGAAG TCAAAAAGGTTGAAGAAGCCTAAGATGCAATCAAAG GGAAAAAGATTCAAGTTTGGCCTTCTTTGTAAGTCTTCCTCTCTAAAGAAAAAGCCTACTGCCAAGGTGAAGAAGTTATCAAAG TTGGAGATTGCAGAAGAAGCTTAG
- the LOC103828215 gene encoding uncharacterized protein LOC103828215 isoform X3 yields MMKNVKKASPEFATSETFVWWDMDSCPLPSGYDPCRLGPRIDTELKNLGYNGPLTIIGIGNLEGVPHDFLKALSSGGVVIKQLQLGSNMILCVNEALNSSESRFQPPLTMMVISAVHADLLEEVVSVFYIRGSLYNLLLAYPYVTEHADPEPSSLLVDNFGGEWVWDRFGLLKGSANEIRRQDTGCEMHFCGLCDLSFPSFDDFTTHFKTPPHADKMDKYLSYLAWKFNREAESYEAHKLREPYLAKVKAKRLEFIEFDNYFKDDDEDDDIPKTEKSKRLKKPKMQSKGKRFKFGLLCKSSSLKKKPTAKVKKLSKKLSKATIKLSKLEIAEEA; encoded by the exons ATGATGAAGAACGTCAAGAAGGCGTCGCCAGAGTTCGCGACATCTGAAACGTTCGTGTGGTGGGACATGGACAGCTGTCCACTCCCCAGTGGTTATGACCCATGTCGGCTGGGTCCGAGAATAGACACGGAGTTGAAGAATCTAGGCTACAATGGTCCGCTCACCATCATTGGCATTGGTAACCTGGAAGGAGTCCCTCACGACTTCCTGAAAGCGCTCTCTTCCGGTGGAGTCGTTATTAAACAGCTTCAACTAG GATCCAACATGATTCTATGTGTGAACGAGGCTTTGAATTCGTCTGAAAGTCGTTTTCAACCTCCGTTGACAATGATGGTCATATCTGCCGTCCATGCTGATCTATTGGAAGAAGTCGTTTCCGTGTTTTATATTCGTGGCTCCCTTTACAATCTTCTTCTGGCTTATCCGTACGTTACCGAACATGCTGACCCAGAGCCTTCTTCCCTACTAGTCGACAACTTTGGTGGAGAGTGGGTCTGGGATAGGTTTGGCTTACTCAAAG GGTCTGCCAATGAGATTAGGAGACAGGACACAGGCTGTGAAATGCATTTTTGCGGATTATGCGATCTTTCTTTTCCCAGCTTTGATGATTTCACCACGCACTTCAAAACTCCCCCACATGCAGATAAG ATGGATAAGTATCTTAGTTACCTTGCGTGGAAGTTTAATCGTGAAGCAGAATCTTATGAGGCCCATAAGCTTAGAGAG CCTTATCTTGCAAAAGTGAAGGCAAAAAGGCTAGAGTTTATAGAGTTTGACAATTATTTtaaagatgatgatgaggatgatgataTTCCCAAGACTGAGAAG TCAAAAAGGTTGAAGAAGCCTAAGATGCAATCAAAG GGAAAAAGATTCAAGTTTGGCCTTCTTTGTAAGTCTTCCTCTCTAAAGAAAAAGCCTACTGCCAAGGTGAAGAAGTTATCAAAG aaGCTATCAAAGGCAACTATAAAGCTATCAAAG TTGGAGATTGCAGAAGAAGCTTAG
- the LOC103828215 gene encoding uncharacterized protein LOC103828215 isoform X2, which produces MMKNVKKASPEFATSETFVWWDMDSCPLPSGYDPCRLGPRIDTELKNLGYNGPLTIIGIGNLEGVPHDFLKALSSGGVVIKQLQLGSNMILCVNEALNSSESRFQPPLTMMVISAVHADLLEEVVSVFYIRGSLYNLLLAYPYVTEHADPEPSSLLVDNFGGEWVWDRFGLLKDSGSANEIRRQDTGCEMHFCGLCDLSFPSFDDFTTHFKTPPHADKMDKYLSYLAWKFNREAESYEAHKLREPYLAKVKAKRLEFIEFDNYFKDDDEDDDIPKTEKSKRLKKPKMQSKGKRFKFGLLCKSSSLKKKPTAKVKKLSKLSKATIKLSKLEIAEEA; this is translated from the exons ATGATGAAGAACGTCAAGAAGGCGTCGCCAGAGTTCGCGACATCTGAAACGTTCGTGTGGTGGGACATGGACAGCTGTCCACTCCCCAGTGGTTATGACCCATGTCGGCTGGGTCCGAGAATAGACACGGAGTTGAAGAATCTAGGCTACAATGGTCCGCTCACCATCATTGGCATTGGTAACCTGGAAGGAGTCCCTCACGACTTCCTGAAAGCGCTCTCTTCCGGTGGAGTCGTTATTAAACAGCTTCAACTAG GATCCAACATGATTCTATGTGTGAACGAGGCTTTGAATTCGTCTGAAAGTCGTTTTCAACCTCCGTTGACAATGATGGTCATATCTGCCGTCCATGCTGATCTATTGGAAGAAGTCGTTTCCGTGTTTTATATTCGTGGCTCCCTTTACAATCTTCTTCTGGCTTATCCGTACGTTACCGAACATGCTGACCCAGAGCCTTCTTCCCTACTAGTCGACAACTTTGGTGGAGAGTGGGTCTGGGATAGGTTTGGCTTACTCAAAG ATTCAGGGTCTGCCAATGAGATTAGGAGACAGGACACAGGCTGTGAAATGCATTTTTGCGGATTATGCGATCTTTCTTTTCCCAGCTTTGATGATTTCACCACGCACTTCAAAACTCCCCCACATGCAGATAAG ATGGATAAGTATCTTAGTTACCTTGCGTGGAAGTTTAATCGTGAAGCAGAATCTTATGAGGCCCATAAGCTTAGAGAG CCTTATCTTGCAAAAGTGAAGGCAAAAAGGCTAGAGTTTATAGAGTTTGACAATTATTTtaaagatgatgatgaggatgatgataTTCCCAAGACTGAGAAG TCAAAAAGGTTGAAGAAGCCTAAGATGCAATCAAAG GGAAAAAGATTCAAGTTTGGCCTTCTTTGTAAGTCTTCCTCTCTAAAGAAAAAGCCTACTGCCAAGGTGAAGAAGTTATCAAAG CTATCAAAGGCAACTATAAAGCTATCAAAG TTGGAGATTGCAGAAGAAGCTTAG
- the LOC103828215 gene encoding uncharacterized protein LOC103828215 isoform X1 codes for MMKNVKKASPEFATSETFVWWDMDSCPLPSGYDPCRLGPRIDTELKNLGYNGPLTIIGIGNLEGVPHDFLKALSSGGVVIKQLQLGSNMILCVNEALNSSESRFQPPLTMMVISAVHADLLEEVVSVFYIRGSLYNLLLAYPYVTEHADPEPSSLLVDNFGGEWVWDRFGLLKDSGSANEIRRQDTGCEMHFCGLCDLSFPSFDDFTTHFKTPPHADKMDKYLSYLAWKFNREAESYEAHKLREPYLAKVKAKRLEFIEFDNYFKDDDEDDDIPKTEKSKRLKKPKMQSKGKRFKFGLLCKSSSLKKKPTAKVKKLSKKLSKATIKLSKLEIAEEA; via the exons ATGATGAAGAACGTCAAGAAGGCGTCGCCAGAGTTCGCGACATCTGAAACGTTCGTGTGGTGGGACATGGACAGCTGTCCACTCCCCAGTGGTTATGACCCATGTCGGCTGGGTCCGAGAATAGACACGGAGTTGAAGAATCTAGGCTACAATGGTCCGCTCACCATCATTGGCATTGGTAACCTGGAAGGAGTCCCTCACGACTTCCTGAAAGCGCTCTCTTCCGGTGGAGTCGTTATTAAACAGCTTCAACTAG GATCCAACATGATTCTATGTGTGAACGAGGCTTTGAATTCGTCTGAAAGTCGTTTTCAACCTCCGTTGACAATGATGGTCATATCTGCCGTCCATGCTGATCTATTGGAAGAAGTCGTTTCCGTGTTTTATATTCGTGGCTCCCTTTACAATCTTCTTCTGGCTTATCCGTACGTTACCGAACATGCTGACCCAGAGCCTTCTTCCCTACTAGTCGACAACTTTGGTGGAGAGTGGGTCTGGGATAGGTTTGGCTTACTCAAAG ATTCAGGGTCTGCCAATGAGATTAGGAGACAGGACACAGGCTGTGAAATGCATTTTTGCGGATTATGCGATCTTTCTTTTCCCAGCTTTGATGATTTCACCACGCACTTCAAAACTCCCCCACATGCAGATAAG ATGGATAAGTATCTTAGTTACCTTGCGTGGAAGTTTAATCGTGAAGCAGAATCTTATGAGGCCCATAAGCTTAGAGAG CCTTATCTTGCAAAAGTGAAGGCAAAAAGGCTAGAGTTTATAGAGTTTGACAATTATTTtaaagatgatgatgaggatgatgataTTCCCAAGACTGAGAAG TCAAAAAGGTTGAAGAAGCCTAAGATGCAATCAAAG GGAAAAAGATTCAAGTTTGGCCTTCTTTGTAAGTCTTCCTCTCTAAAGAAAAAGCCTACTGCCAAGGTGAAGAAGTTATCAAAG aaGCTATCAAAGGCAACTATAAAGCTATCAAAG TTGGAGATTGCAGAAGAAGCTTAG
- the LOC103828214 gene encoding LOB domain-containing protein 20, whose translation MADQQRSGHNTSDSRRKSAAGRRTSQHTTTSSLSSGGGAMAAAATTGTGTVSPCGACKFLRRKCVSGCIFAPHFGSDQGAARFAAVHKVFGASNVSKLLHHIPVNRRHDAVVTISYEAQARLSDPVYGCVSTILALQQQVASLQAELSLVQSQLINSRVAMANVMQQQQNHHQQHQQLVVMQQPEYSNNSSASTTLAGAAMNSFTATAEAAAAVSYDVMAPANLEHSLQHVPRHQQGSGNQHEDEEESGTEFSVAVGSTALAAEVIYPAEGFHRI comes from the exons ATGGCTGATCAGCAGCGATCTGGCCACAACACCTCAGATTCTCGCCGGAAATCAGCAGCCGGGAGACGAACCTCACAACACACTACGACGTCATCATTATCTTCCGGTGGAGGAGCTATGGCGGCAGCTGCAACGACGGGGACAGGAACGGTCTCGCCTTGTGGGGCTTGCAAGTTCTTGAGAAGGAAGTGTGTGAGTGGATGCATTTTCGCTCCACATTTCGGGTCGGACCAAGGAGCGGCTAGGTTCGCGGCGGTCCATAAGGTATTTGGAGCCAGCAACGTGTCGAAACTGTTGCATCATATTCCGGTGAACCGTCGTCATGACGCTGTAGTTACGATTTCATATGAGGCTCAAGCTAGGCTCTCTGATCCTGTGTATGGCTGCGTCTCAACTATCCTTGCTCTCCAACAACAG GTGGCCTCGCTACAGGCGGAGTTATCACTGGTGCAATCACAACTAATAAACAGTAGAGTCGCAATGGCCAACGTtatgcaacaacaacaaaatcatCACCAACAACATCAACAACTAGTCGTTATGCAACAACCTGAATACTCCAACAACTCATCCGCCTCCACCACTCTTGCCGGAGCCGCCATGAATAGTTTCACCGCGACGGCAGAAGCAGCAGCAGCCGTTAGCTATGACGTCATGGCCCCGGCTAATTTAGAGCATTCGTTGCAGCATGTGCCACGGCATCAACAAGGTAGCGGAAATCAGCATGAGGACGAGGAAGAGAGTGGTACTGAGTTTTCGGTGGCTGTGGGCTCGACGGCGTTGGCTGCGGAGGTTATATATCCGGCGGAGGGTTTTCACCGGATATGA